From the Lathyrus oleraceus cultivar Zhongwan6 chromosome 4, CAAS_Psat_ZW6_1.0, whole genome shotgun sequence genome, one window contains:
- the LOC127136179 gene encoding uncharacterized protein LOC127136179 has product MARFDVRRILVDEGSSVDIMYVHLFKTLKLDKTNLAPYVGSDLQGLNGATTRPWGYVELLVTFGEQETAREVKIQFLVVDCPSLYNCIFGRPTLAELTAVPSTVHLKMKYYTKLGRVVTIHGDIEAARRCYDAAVKGQAVVSTKSNCNNKKLKTEDPSRGVNAIDLDCRIGLDETEEGRFPKERSLEHPVRPTPDGEFELIPLRDDPERTVKIGKGLPEETREELVACLKENSDLFAWNAAEMPGLDPEIACHKLAVDRAAKPIAQHRRKQSPEKAEAAERAVKDLLEANFISEAQYTTWLSNVVLVKKNNGKWRMCVDYTDLNRACPKDAFPLPNIDSLVDNSAGFKLLSFMDAYSGYNQIPMSPADKKHTAFMTPTGNYYYNVMPFGLKNAGATYQRMMNKVFKDEIGDILEVYMDDMIVKSHEEITHARHLTKVFEQARQCKMRFNPEKCTFGVRAGKFLGFYLTERGIEANPDKCRAFSEFPTPKTKKSIQSLNGVLASLSRFIAKSAQHALPFFRLLRKEATFDWTDECEQALLHLKKVLSQPPVLSRPSEKETLYLYLSVATEAVSAVLIRETDEGQKPIYFTSKALQGPELRYQQIEKVALALINTARRLRYYFLAHTIKVRTDQPIKQLLGRPDMAGRMLKWSLELSEFDIQYESRKALKAQALADFVAEMTHCPTPAESAHKWTIFVDGASSTSGSGAGIILENEEGILIEVSLALAFPTSNNQAEYEAFLAGLRLAEDLGAKEVKISTDSQLVASQVRGEYRAKNDNLLEYLSLVKEKLDRFEKWEVQHIPREHNTRADVLSKLASTRKKGRNKSVIQEILPRPSIDKLPPPLEVNAIGDAHCWMTPIYNYLTRDELPADPKEATTVKRRACSRNQKNPREGKLAANWEGPYRVRDKTSNGAYYLENLQGEQLARPWNAEKLRQYYS; this is encoded by the exons ATGGCCCGATTCGACGTACGACGCATCCTGGTCGACGAAGGCAGCTCAGTGGATATCATGTACGTCCACCTCTTCAAGACTCTGAAGCTAGACAAGACCAACTTAGCCCCCTACGTCGGATCAGATCTCCAAGGACTCAACGGAGCAACAACCAGACCGTGGGGATATGTTGAGCTCCTCGTCACCTTCGGCGAACAAGAAACGGCCAGGGAAGTCAAAATCCAATTCCTGGTCGTAGACTGTCCGTCTCTCTACAATTGCATCTTTGGACGCCCGACACTGGCCGAACTCACTGCGGTCCCATCCACCGTCCACCTGAAGATGAAATACTACACCAAATTGGGACGTGTGGTCACCATCCATGGTGACATCGAAGCAGCCCGACGATGCTACGACGCCGCAGTAAAAGGACAGGCCGTAGTCAGCACGAAGAGCAACTGCAACAACAAAAAACTCAAGACCGAGGATCCTTCCCGAGGAGTCAACGCCATCGACCTCGACTGTCGCATCGGGCTGGACGAGACCGAAGAGGGGAGGTTCCCCAAGGAACGCTCTCTCGAACACCCGGTCCGACCAACCCCCGACGGGGAGTTCGAACTCATTCCTCTTAGGGACGATCCGGAAAGGACAGTGAAGATAGGTAAGGGACTACCCGAGGAAACAAGAGAAGAGCTAGTAGCATGCCTCAAAGAGAACTCCGACCTCTTCGCGTGGAATGCCGCAGAAATGCCCGGGCTGGACCCCGAGATCGCGTGTCATAAGCTAGCTGTAGATCGGGCAGCCAAGCCCATAGCACAGCATAGACGCAAGCAATCGCCCGAAAAGGCAGAGGCTGCCGAGCGAGCTGTAAAAGACCTCTTAGAGGCAAATTTTATTTCTGAAGCCCAGTACACAACCTGGCTCTCTAATGTAGTCCTCgttaagaaaaataatggaaaatggcgtatgtgtgttgattatactgATCTTAATAGGGCTTGCCCGAAAGATGCTTTCCCCCTCCCTAATATAGACTCGCTCGTTGACAACTCTGCAGGTTTTAAACTCTTGTCCTTCATGGACGCATATAGTGGATACAACCAGATCCCTATGTCGCCCGCAGACAAGAAACACACAGCGTTCATGACCCCAACGGGCAATTACTATTACAACGTGATGCCGTTCGGGCTCAAGAACGCTGGCGCTACATACCAACGCATGATGAACAAAGTCTTCAAGGACGAAATAGGAGACATACTCGAAGTATACATGGACGACATGATCGTCAAATCACACGAGGAGATAACCCATGCTCGACACCTTACGAAGGTATTCGAGCAGGCGAGACAGTGTAAAATGAGGTTCAACCCCGAGAAATGCACGTTCGGAGTCCGGGCAGGCAAGTTCCTCGGTTTCTATCTCACCGAAAGAGGGATCGAGGCCAACCCCGACAAATGCCGGGCATTCTCGGAGTTTCCGACCCCGAAAACCAAAAAATCGATCCAGTCACTCAATGGAGTGCTCGCCTCACTCTCCCGTTTCATCGCCAAGTCCGCCCAGCACGCATTGCCATTCTTCAGACTCCTTCGCAAAGAGGCTACCTTCGACTGGACCGATGAATGCGAGCAAGCGCTACTCCATCTAAAGAAGGTTCTGTCCCAACCCCCGGTCTTATCACGGCCATCAGAAAAGGAAACCCTATACTTATACCTATCCGTGGCGACCGAGGCCGTCAGCGCCGTTCTAATAAGAGAAACCGACGAAGGACAAAAGCCCATCTATTTTACGAGTAAAGCACTCCAAGGTCCCGAGCTCCGATATCAGCAAATCGAAAAGGTCGCCCTGGCCCTCATCAACACAGCGAGGAGACTACGATATTACTTCCTCGCACACACGATAAAGGTGAGGACCGACCAGCCAATCAAACAGCTGCTCGGGCGCCCGGATATGGCCGGGAGGATGCTCAAGTGGTCACTAGAACTCTCCGAATTCGACATACAATACGAAAGTAGGAAAGCCTTGAAAGCTCAGGCGCTGGCCGACTTCGTCGCGGAGATGACCCACTGCCCGACTCCAGCAGAAAGCGCCCACAAATGGACGATCTTCGTCGATGGCGCCTCTAGCACGTCAGGCAGCGGGGCCGGGATCATCCTCGAAAATGAAGAAGGGATCCTGATAGAGGTATCATTAGCGCTAGCGTTCCCAACATCAAACAAccaagccgaatacgaagccttCCTCGCAGGCCTGAGGTTAGCCGAGGACCTGGGAGCAAAAGAGGTGAAAATATCCACCGACTCCCAGCTCGTGGCCTCACAAGTGCGAGGAGAATACCGAGCCAAGAACGACAACCTCCTCGAGTACTTGTCCCTCGTCAAAGAAAAACTTGATAGATTTGAAAAATGGGAAGTTCAACACATACCCCGCGAGCACAACACACGGGCAGACGTTCTCTCGAAACTAGCCAGCACGAGGAAAAAGGGTAGGAATAAATCAGTAATCCAAGAAATCCTCCCTCGGCCCAGCATCGACAAACTACCGCCTCCACTCGAGGTCAACGCTATTGGAGATGCCCACTGTTGGATGACACCCATCTACAATTACCTCACACGAGACGAACTCCCGGCTGACCCGAAAGAGGCGACCACTGTCAAACGACGCGCATGCTC AAGAAACCAGAAAAACCCGAGAGAGGGCAAACTGGCGGCCAACTGGGAAGGTCCTTACCGCGTCCGCGACAAAACGAGCAACGGGGCCTATTACCTAGAAAACCTACAAGGAGAACAACTCGCTCGACCATGGAACGCAGAAAAACTTAGACAGTATTACAGCTAA